In the genome of Pelobacter seleniigenes DSM 18267, one region contains:
- a CDS encoding transporter substrate-binding domain-containing protein, whose amino-acid sequence MSQLRVILLLLSFLFVFAASAGAETMTISYFERPPYYYTAKNGQPEGFLLNKVVEIMEQTGIEARFLSLTPNQILYVVRHAVSPHCSIGWFKNSQREEFAKFSRPIYQDKPVLLLIRKSGQDRIGKEHTLAAIFANHRLIFARNIHYSYGEYIDGLLREKEPESYLTVKGQANLIQVIAADDRKYILVSPEEATSLIKRAGYQQEDFALVPLADIPVGNNRYLMCSQSVSDELLERIDQAIERSRQ is encoded by the coding sequence ATGTCTCAGCTTCGGGTCATTCTCTTACTGCTATCCTTTCTGTTCGTTTTCGCTGCCAGCGCTGGCGCGGAGACCATGACCATTTCCTATTTTGAACGTCCTCCTTATTATTACACAGCCAAGAACGGCCAGCCTGAAGGATTTTTGTTGAACAAAGTCGTGGAAATCATGGAGCAGACGGGGATCGAGGCCCGTTTTTTGAGCCTGACTCCTAATCAGATTTTGTATGTGGTCCGTCATGCGGTGAGCCCGCATTGTTCCATTGGGTGGTTTAAAAATTCACAACGAGAAGAATTTGCCAAATTTTCCAGACCGATCTATCAGGATAAACCGGTTTTGTTACTGATCAGGAAATCCGGCCAGGACCGGATCGGTAAGGAGCATACCCTGGCCGCGATTTTTGCAAACCACAGGCTTATTTTCGCAAGAAATATTCACTATTCTTACGGGGAGTATATCGATGGTCTGCTGCGCGAAAAAGAGCCGGAATCTTATCTTACCGTGAAGGGGCAAGCAAACCTTATCCAGGTGATCGCTGCCGATGACAGAAAATACATCCTGGTGTCGCCAGAAGAAGCGACGAGCCTGATCAAGAGAGCTGGCTATCAACAAGAGGATTTTGCCTTGGTCCCTCTTGCAGATATCCCGGTGGGGAATAACCGTTATCTGATGTGCAGTCAGAGCGTCAGTGATGAACTGCTGGAACGGATTGATCAGGCCATTGAGAGATCCCGTCAATGA
- the thiM gene encoding hydroxyethylthiazole kinase: protein MMEKQAVWDDLQAVRKQAPLVHNITNFVVMNNTANALLAVGASPVMAHAVEEVAEMAALASALVINIGTLSRDWVTAMGLAMSAAREKGIPVIFDPVGAGATAYRTRTCHELLVEYGAAVIRGNASEIMALAGSTVQTKGVDSSAAATDAEAAAALLAEKYACTVVVSGAVDLITAGKVRDYVPNGHPLMPKVTGLGCTATALVGAFCAVNPDPPAAAAHAMTVMGIAGEIAAEAAGGPGSFQVNFIDALYRLNDEQLAIHWRTGVNS, encoded by the coding sequence ATGATGGAGAAGCAAGCTGTTTGGGACGATTTACAGGCGGTGCGCAAGCAAGCGCCCCTGGTTCACAATATTACCAATTTTGTGGTGATGAATAATACTGCCAATGCCTTATTGGCGGTGGGAGCCTCTCCGGTCATGGCCCATGCCGTTGAAGAGGTTGCAGAGATGGCGGCCCTGGCCTCGGCCTTGGTCATCAATATCGGCACCCTCAGTCGCGACTGGGTCACGGCGATGGGGCTGGCCATGTCCGCTGCCCGGGAGAAAGGGATCCCGGTTATCTTCGATCCAGTCGGTGCAGGGGCGACCGCGTATCGCACCCGTACCTGCCATGAGCTGTTGGTAGAATACGGCGCCGCGGTTATCCGTGGCAACGCTTCGGAGATTATGGCTCTGGCTGGCAGCACCGTGCAAACCAAAGGGGTGGACAGCTCGGCCGCGGCAACCGATGCGGAAGCCGCCGCTGCACTGCTGGCGGAAAAATACGCCTGTACCGTGGTGGTCAGCGGTGCTGTTGATCTGATCACTGCGGGCAAAGTGAGAGATTACGTGCCCAATGGCCATCCGCTGATGCCCAAGGTCACCGGCCTTGGTTGCACCGCGACCGCTTTGGTCGGTGCTTTTTGTGCGGTGAATCCTGATCCACCGGCGGCGGCAGCTCATGCCATGACGGTGATGGGGATCGCCGGCGAAATCGCGGCGGAAGCCGCCGGCGGGCCAGGGTCTTTCCAGGTCAATTTTATTGACGCTCTGTATCGCTTGAATGACGAACAGCTTGCCATTCACTGGCGCACGGGGGTGAACAGCTGA
- a CDS encoding LysE family transporter: MHYLLIGAVLGLTAGFSPGPLQALVIAETLQHNMRAGLKVALSPLLTDVPIVIAALLLIRGISDSDLLLGLIALGGGGFLLLLGGQNLLLVKLPQQSVAGVPKSLLKGVLTNFLSPHPYLFWIGVGVPTMTAALAESRLAGVLFIVGFYGCLIGAKMFLVLLTGQSKAFISGTFYLLLLRILGLLILGLAAGLFFEAFKLLGLTS, encoded by the coding sequence ATGCATTATCTCTTGATCGGTGCAGTACTCGGCCTGACCGCCGGGTTCTCTCCCGGGCCACTCCAGGCGCTGGTGATCGCGGAAACCTTGCAGCATAATATGCGGGCCGGGCTGAAGGTGGCCCTCTCCCCGCTATTGACCGATGTGCCGATCGTCATTGCTGCGCTGCTGCTCATCCGAGGTATCAGCGATTCCGATCTGCTGCTCGGGTTGATTGCCCTGGGCGGCGGTGGTTTTCTGCTGTTACTCGGCGGGCAGAATCTGCTCCTTGTCAAGCTGCCGCAGCAATCGGTCGCAGGAGTTCCCAAGTCGCTGCTGAAGGGGGTGCTGACCAATTTCCTGAGCCCGCATCCCTATCTGTTCTGGATCGGGGTCGGCGTCCCGACCATGACAGCGGCCCTGGCGGAAAGCCGGCTTGCCGGGGTTCTGTTCATCGTCGGTTTCTACGGCTGTCTGATCGGCGCCAAAATGTTTCTGGTGCTGCTGACCGGACAGAGTAAGGCTTTTATCTCGGGAACTTTTTATCTTTTGCTGCTGCGAATTCTCGGCCTGTTGATCCTGGGGCTGGCCGCGGGCCTGTTTTTTGAAGCCTTTAAATTATTGGGACTAACCAGCTGA
- the rsxC gene encoding electron transport complex subunit RsxC: MELRTFAGGLHPPDSKQYSAHKAIENCPLPEELIIPAAQHIGAPAEICVAVGDQVKKGTVIANPKGFVSVPVHASTSGEVIAVEPRLHPSGRLLPAVVIKADGKDEWDESLSGSDPDQLDADSLKKMLCAAGIVGLGGATFPTHVKLSPPADKPIDTLILNGVECEPFLTADHRLMLEESERIIDGVKILLKILGISKAVIGIEANKPDAIAKLTQDCAPHGIAVQALEVKYPQGAEKQLIDAITGRQVPSGGLPMDCGVVVQNVGTAAAISDAIRLGHPLVERIATVTGPGIKEPKNLKIAIGTPLSHLVEYCGGLNGEPGKIIMGGPMMGQTQLSLEAPAIRGTSGLLIFGKEQISTKPAGPCLRCGRCITVCPIHLQPTTIATYARLELVDEAENYNALDCIECGCCTYICPASLPLVQSIRHIKGGIMAKRRKS; the protein is encoded by the coding sequence ATGGAACTCAGAACGTTTGCCGGCGGGCTCCATCCGCCGGACAGTAAACAATATTCAGCCCATAAAGCGATCGAAAACTGTCCTCTGCCCGAAGAGCTGATTATTCCCGCGGCTCAGCATATCGGTGCTCCCGCCGAAATCTGTGTGGCTGTTGGTGATCAGGTCAAAAAGGGTACGGTCATCGCCAATCCGAAGGGCTTCGTATCGGTCCCCGTGCATGCCTCCACCTCCGGCGAAGTCATTGCTGTTGAGCCGCGCCTGCACCCGAGCGGACGGCTGCTTCCCGCCGTGGTCATCAAAGCCGATGGCAAAGATGAATGGGACGAATCCCTAAGCGGAAGCGATCCCGACCAGCTTGACGCGGACAGCCTCAAGAAAATGCTCTGCGCCGCCGGCATTGTCGGTTTGGGCGGGGCGACCTTTCCGACCCACGTCAAACTGTCGCCGCCGGCGGACAAGCCTATTGACACACTAATCCTCAACGGGGTTGAGTGCGAACCATTCCTGACCGCCGATCACCGGCTCATGCTCGAAGAGAGCGAGCGGATCATCGACGGGGTTAAAATTCTTCTTAAAATCCTCGGTATCAGCAAGGCAGTGATCGGGATCGAGGCCAATAAGCCCGATGCCATCGCCAAGCTAACCCAGGATTGCGCCCCTCACGGCATTGCGGTGCAGGCCCTTGAGGTTAAGTATCCCCAGGGGGCTGAGAAGCAGCTGATCGATGCCATTACCGGCCGCCAGGTTCCCTCCGGCGGTTTGCCCATGGATTGTGGCGTGGTGGTCCAGAATGTCGGCACCGCCGCAGCCATCAGCGACGCTATCCGGCTCGGTCATCCCTTGGTGGAGCGCATCGCTACCGTCACCGGACCGGGGATCAAAGAACCGAAAAACCTCAAGATCGCCATCGGTACCCCGCTCTCCCATCTGGTCGAGTATTGCGGCGGACTGAACGGTGAACCCGGTAAAATCATCATGGGTGGACCGATGATGGGGCAGACCCAGTTGTCCCTTGAGGCTCCGGCGATCAGGGGAACCTCCGGGCTGCTGATTTTCGGCAAGGAGCAGATCTCCACCAAGCCGGCCGGTCCCTGTCTGCGTTGCGGACGCTGCATCACGGTGTGCCCGATCCACCTGCAGCCCACCACCATCGCAACCTATGCCCGCCTCGAGCTGGTCGACGAGGCTGAAAACTATAACGCTCTGGACTGCATTGAATGCGGCTGCTGTACGTACATCTGTCCGGCATCATTACCGCTGGTCCAGTCGATTCGCCACATCAAGGGTGGCATCATGGCCAAGAGAAGGAAATCCTGA
- a CDS encoding PaaI family thioesterase yields MTHTIVRGQHISRYCLVCGIENRFGLKTQFFETTENEVIAVFSPREEHQSYPGIAHGGVSAALLDEVIGRAIMVHHDQDTFGVTVDLQVKYRKPVPLGVELKAVARITEDHGRMFSGTGELYLPDGQVAVSATGKYLRRNLKQITDSDFYANEWFAPVGELPETIQI; encoded by the coding sequence ATGACCCATACCATCGTCAGAGGTCAGCATATATCAAGATATTGCCTGGTTTGCGGGATCGAAAATCGCTTCGGACTCAAAACACAGTTTTTCGAAACCACCGAAAATGAGGTGATCGCTGTCTTTTCCCCGCGGGAGGAACATCAAAGTTATCCCGGTATCGCCCATGGCGGAGTCTCTGCCGCCCTGCTCGATGAAGTCATTGGTCGGGCGATTATGGTGCATCATGACCAGGATACCTTCGGGGTTACTGTCGATCTGCAGGTCAAATACCGCAAACCGGTCCCCCTTGGGGTCGAACTGAAAGCGGTGGCGCGGATTACCGAGGATCACGGGCGCATGTTTTCCGGAACCGGTGAACTCTATCTGCCGGACGGGCAGGTAGCGGTCAGTGCGACGGGAAAGTATCTGCGCCGCAACCTGAAACAGATCACCGACAGTGATTTCTATGCCAATGAATGGTTTGCGCCCGTCGGGGAGCTGCCGGAGACCATCCAAATCTGA
- the thiE gene encoding thiamine phosphate synthase, translating into MSQGAPELHLVTDRPLALGRDILDIVGAAVSGGVDLVQLREKDCSTREFLELGRAMVKLLQPNGVPLLINDRVDIALAIGASGVHIGQSDMPYADARRLLGPTAIIGLSVESTAQALAAEALDVDYLGLSPVFVTPTKRELQNQLGLDGVSAIRRISRHRLIAIGGIKQSNVRRVRAAGADGVAVVSAICSAADPAAASHELATQLQL; encoded by the coding sequence ATGAGCCAGGGGGCACCTGAACTGCATCTGGTCACCGATCGTCCGCTGGCATTGGGGCGCGACATTCTCGATATCGTCGGCGCAGCAGTTAGCGGCGGGGTTGATCTGGTGCAATTGCGGGAAAAAGATTGTTCAACCCGGGAGTTTCTAGAACTCGGGCGGGCTATGGTGAAATTGCTTCAACCGAACGGCGTGCCGCTGTTGATCAACGATCGGGTCGATATTGCCCTGGCCATCGGGGCCAGCGGTGTGCATATCGGGCAGAGCGATATGCCTTACGCCGATGCACGACGCTTGCTCGGGCCAACGGCCATTATCGGCCTGTCCGTCGAATCGACCGCGCAGGCCCTGGCCGCCGAAGCCCTCGATGTCGATTACCTGGGGCTCAGCCCAGTCTTTGTCACGCCGACCAAACGTGAGCTGCAGAACCAGCTTGGCCTGGATGGGGTCAGTGCCATCCGGCGGATATCCCGCCATCGTTTGATCGCCATCGGCGGGATCAAGCAGAGCAATGTCCGGCGCGTCCGTGCCGCCGGTGCCGATGGGGTGGCCGTGGTCTCGGCGATCTGTTCGGCCGCTGATCCGGCTGCGGCCAGCCACGAATTGGCCACCCAGCTGCAATTGTAA
- the rsxA gene encoding electron transport complex subunit RsxA: MVSLLLILISAVFVNNFVLARFLGICPFLGVSKKVETAIGMGMAVIFVMTVASVVTWLIQYFILIPFGIEYLQTIAFILVIASLVQLVEMVIQKTSPVLYQSLGIFLPLITTNCAVLGVAVLNIQKSYNFIESLVFAIGAGVGFTLAMVLFAGLRERIDLCPVPKSFRGTAIALVTAGLLSLAFMGFAGLVKG; the protein is encoded by the coding sequence ATGGTTTCTTTGCTACTCATTCTGATTAGCGCCGTTTTTGTCAACAACTTCGTTCTGGCGCGCTTCCTGGGAATCTGCCCGTTTCTGGGCGTTTCGAAAAAAGTCGAAACAGCTATCGGCATGGGCATGGCCGTTATCTTTGTCATGACGGTGGCCTCTGTCGTAACCTGGCTTATTCAATACTTTATCCTGATCCCGTTCGGCATTGAGTACCTGCAGACCATCGCTTTCATTCTGGTCATCGCCTCACTGGTCCAGCTGGTGGAAATGGTGATTCAGAAAACCAGCCCGGTCCTCTACCAATCCCTCGGCATTTTCCTGCCCCTGATTACCACCAACTGTGCTGTTCTCGGGGTTGCCGTACTAAATATTCAAAAATCTTACAATTTCATCGAATCACTGGTCTTTGCAATCGGAGCCGGAGTCGGTTTCACCCTGGCCATGGTCTTGTTCGCCGGGCTGCGTGAACGGATTGACCTGTGTCCGGTTCCCAAGAGCTTCCGCGGTACCGCCATCGCTCTGGTCACTGCGGGGCTGCTGTCCCTGGCGTTTATGGGTTTCGCCGGCCTCGTCAAGGGGTGA
- a CDS encoding osmoprotectant NAGGN system M42 family peptidase gives MQRLKIDLDYLSAVLGKMLAIPSPTGFTDEIVQVTGHELEKLDIPFELTRRGAIRAHLPGHLHHPDRAMVVHLDTIGAMVKQLKPNGRLELMPIGHWSSRFAEGARVTLYTDHHRYRGTILPLKASGHTFNEEVDEQPVNWQQVELRVDEILHTERDLARLGINVGDYVAVDPQPEFLDNGFVVSRHLDNKAGVAALLTAAKAIRETGMQLPVNTHLLFTISEETGSGASSILHRGASELVTIDNGTVAPGQNSRESGVTVAMMDSSGPFDFHLTRKLIDLCQTFEIQHQRDVFRHYRCDSASAVEAGNDTRTALICFGLDASHGYERTHLNALRSIAELTALYLQTAPTFMKDQADLSQFSDFSQQVDHFMEHKSGSDSPSES, from the coding sequence ATGCAACGCTTGAAAATAGATCTTGACTACCTTTCCGCAGTCCTTGGAAAAATGCTGGCGATTCCCAGTCCGACCGGCTTTACCGACGAAATAGTCCAAGTTACCGGTCACGAACTGGAAAAACTCGATATCCCTTTCGAACTCACCAGACGCGGTGCTATCCGCGCCCACCTGCCCGGCCATCTGCATCATCCGGACCGGGCGATGGTTGTCCACCTGGACACCATCGGGGCCATGGTCAAACAGCTCAAACCAAACGGGCGACTGGAATTAATGCCCATTGGCCACTGGTCCAGCCGCTTTGCCGAAGGCGCGCGGGTCACTCTGTATACTGACCATCACCGTTACCGGGGCACCATTCTGCCCCTGAAAGCTTCAGGCCATACGTTTAACGAAGAGGTCGATGAACAGCCGGTCAACTGGCAGCAGGTGGAACTACGGGTGGATGAGATCCTTCATACCGAGCGGGATCTGGCCCGCCTGGGGATCAATGTCGGGGATTATGTCGCCGTCGACCCGCAGCCGGAATTTCTCGACAACGGATTCGTCGTTTCGCGACACCTCGATAACAAGGCCGGCGTGGCTGCCTTGCTCACCGCCGCCAAGGCGATCCGCGAAACCGGTATGCAATTGCCGGTGAACACCCATTTGCTCTTTACCATCTCCGAAGAAACCGGTTCCGGCGCATCCTCCATCCTGCACCGCGGCGCCAGCGAACTGGTCACCATAGATAACGGCACAGTGGCTCCCGGCCAGAATTCCCGCGAATCAGGAGTCACCGTGGCGATGATGGATTCCAGCGGCCCTTTCGACTTCCATCTGACCCGGAAACTGATCGATCTCTGTCAAACCTTTGAAATTCAACATCAGCGCGATGTCTTCAGGCATTATCGCTGCGACAGCGCTTCGGCCGTGGAGGCCGGCAACGATACCCGCACCGCGCTGATCTGCTTCGGTCTCGACGCGTCCCATGGTTATGAACGCACCCATCTTAACGCGTTGCGCTCCATTGCCGAGCTGACCGCCCTTTACCTGCAGACCGCGCCGACCTTCATGAAAGACCAGGCCGATCTTTCCCAGTTCAGCGATTTCAGTCAACAGGTCGATCATTTCATGGAACATAAGAGCGGCAGCGACAGTCCGTCAGAGTCCTGA
- a CDS encoding RnfABCDGE type electron transport complex subunit B has translation MLTAILCLGGIGLVASATLGLASKKFAVEVDPREAAILDSLPGANCGACGEPGCSGYAKGVAEGRLAPNLCTPGGAGTVSAIAEILGIEAIATTPQVAVVKCQGDNSKATSKYKYLGMEDCNAAQKLADGPKTCPSGCLGLGSCARACPFDAIEMTAEGLAVINRDKCTGCEKCVATCPRGVISMTPKTSTTHVLCNSHDKGAAIRKYCQVGCIGCSICKKTVPDAYSIDNFLAAVDYEHDEGAEAAVEKCPTKCIRDFSTGYPEGSTFKAPNPPAEQETAA, from the coding sequence ATGCTCACAGCAATATTATGTTTAGGTGGAATCGGCCTGGTTGCCTCGGCAACCCTCGGCCTGGCATCCAAAAAGTTCGCTGTTGAAGTTGACCCGCGCGAAGCGGCCATTCTGGATTCTCTGCCTGGCGCCAACTGCGGCGCCTGCGGTGAACCAGGCTGCTCCGGCTATGCCAAAGGGGTGGCCGAAGGACGCTTGGCCCCCAACCTCTGCACCCCGGGGGGCGCCGGCACGGTTTCGGCCATTGCCGAGATTCTCGGTATTGAAGCGATCGCCACCACGCCCCAGGTCGCGGTGGTCAAATGCCAGGGCGACAACTCCAAAGCTACCAGCAAATATAAATATCTGGGCATGGAAGACTGCAATGCCGCGCAAAAGCTGGCCGATGGACCGAAAACCTGCCCCTCCGGCTGCCTCGGTCTCGGCAGTTGCGCCAGAGCCTGCCCTTTTGATGCGATCGAAATGACCGCCGAAGGGCTCGCCGTGATCAATCGCGACAAGTGTACCGGTTGCGAAAAGTGTGTCGCGACCTGTCCGCGCGGCGTTATTTCGATGACCCCGAAAACCTCGACGACCCATGTTTTGTGCAACAGCCATGACAAGGGCGCGGCTATTCGCAAATACTGCCAGGTCGGCTGTATCGGCTGCAGCATCTGCAAAAAAACCGTCCCGGATGCCTATAGCATTGACAACTTCCTGGCCGCCGTCGATTACGAGCATGATGAAGGTGCCGAGGCTGCGGTCGAGAAGTGTCCGACCAAATGTATCCGTGACTTCAGTACCGGCTACCCTGAAGGCAGCACCTTCAAAGCCCCCAATCCCCCGGCAGAACAGGAAACGGCAGCATAA
- a CDS encoding RnfABCDGE type electron transport complex subunit G, with amino-acid sequence MKEISRLLIALTLIAACSGLILSLVEGVTREPIKEQRRIQMLKALSAVLPEFDNSPDTDTVTLKNGVDKKGNPINVIFYRAREAGNLVGTAFKVIAPDGYSGNIEVMVGVKPDESLNAIEILAHAETPGLGARITEPAFKDHFKNKSLTNADWRVKKDGGDFDQITGATISPRAIVKAVKEGLEFYHQHKQEIVAQGVSQ; translated from the coding sequence ATGAAAGAAATCAGCCGCCTGCTCATCGCCCTGACCCTGATTGCCGCCTGCTCAGGGCTTATTCTGTCGTTGGTGGAAGGGGTCACCCGGGAACCGATCAAAGAACAACGGCGGATTCAGATGCTCAAAGCATTGAGTGCCGTGCTCCCTGAATTTGACAACAGCCCCGATACCGATACCGTCACCCTGAAAAACGGGGTCGATAAAAAAGGTAATCCGATCAATGTGATCTTTTACCGGGCCCGCGAAGCCGGCAACCTGGTCGGAACCGCCTTCAAAGTGATTGCTCCGGATGGCTACAGCGGTAACATCGAAGTCATGGTCGGGGTCAAACCGGACGAATCCCTCAATGCCATTGAGATTCTGGCCCATGCCGAAACTCCGGGCCTCGGGGCCCGGATTACCGAACCTGCCTTCAAGGACCATTTTAAAAACAAAAGTCTGACCAATGCCGACTGGCGCGTGAAGAAGGATGGCGGAGACTTTGATCAGATCACCGGCGCAACCATCTCGCCACGGGCGATCGTCAAAGCAGTCAAAGAAGGACTCGAATTTTATCACCAGCATAAGCAGGAAATCGTCGCACAGGGAGTCTCCCAATGA
- a CDS encoding RnfABCDGE type electron transport complex subunit D, with product MENQLYLSSSPHIHSPQTSDKIMRLVIYALLPATAVSIYFFGLPALSVLLICTLGCVAFEALGCKFMKQPLSIADGSAALTGILLALNLPPSSPWWMALLGSAIAILIGKQIYGGLGYNPFNPALVARVVLLISFPVQMTTWTAPAPIGSGIDAVTTATPLGEMKTAVMLTGHLPDLATSGFGHYFLGNMGGCLGEVSALALLLGGLFLIFKKVISWHTPVSFLGTVIVLSGIFWLVDPSKYPNPLFHLVTGGLILGAFFMATDMVTSPVTQRGMLIFGFGCGLLTVLIRLFGGYPEGVSFAILLMNAATPLIDRYTRPKIYGQVAAKA from the coding sequence GTGGAAAATCAGCTCTATCTCTCATCTTCACCGCACATTCACAGTCCGCAGACGTCAGACAAGATCATGCGTCTGGTGATTTACGCACTGCTGCCGGCAACCGCTGTGTCGATCTATTTTTTTGGTCTGCCGGCGCTGAGCGTGCTGCTGATCTGTACCCTCGGCTGTGTCGCTTTCGAAGCGCTCGGTTGCAAGTTCATGAAGCAGCCGCTCAGCATCGCCGACGGTTCCGCAGCGCTAACCGGCATTCTGCTGGCCCTCAACCTGCCCCCATCGAGTCCCTGGTGGATGGCCCTGCTCGGTTCGGCTATCGCTATTCTCATCGGCAAGCAGATCTATGGCGGCCTCGGCTACAACCCGTTTAATCCGGCGTTGGTCGCCCGGGTCGTGCTGTTGATCTCGTTCCCGGTGCAGATGACCACCTGGACCGCTCCGGCACCGATCGGCTCAGGCATTGATGCCGTCACCACGGCCACCCCCTTGGGAGAAATGAAGACCGCGGTCATGCTGACCGGTCACCTGCCCGACCTCGCCACCAGCGGTTTCGGCCATTACTTCCTCGGCAACATGGGGGGCTGCCTTGGCGAAGTCTCGGCCCTGGCCCTGCTCCTTGGCGGGCTGTTCCTGATCTTCAAAAAAGTCATCAGCTGGCATACCCCGGTCAGTTTCCTGGGCACGGTTATCGTCCTCAGTGGCATCTTCTGGCTGGTCGATCCGAGCAAATACCCGAATCCGCTGTTCCACCTGGTCACCGGCGGCCTGATTCTCGGGGCCTTTTTCATGGCCACGGACATGGTCACCTCGCCGGTCACCCAACGCGGAATGCTGATCTTCGGCTTCGGTTGCGGCCTGCTCACCGTCCTCATCCGTCTGTTCGGCGGTTATCCTGAGGGGGTCTCCTTCGCCATCCTGCTGATGAACGCCGCAACCCCACTCATTGACCGCTATACCCGCCCGAAGATCTACGGGCAGGTCGCAGCGAAAGCCTAG
- the rsxE gene encoding electron transport complex subunit RsxE: MSLMKDFTTGIWKENAVFKLLLGMCPTLAVTTSAENALGMGLATTFVLVCSNVAVASLRKLIPSKVRIPAFIILIASFVTVVQLSMEAWVYDLYQALGIFIPLIVVNCLILGRAEAFASKNPVGRSIFDGLGMGLGFTLGLFILGSVRELFGSGAILGFTVFGGGYQPMLLMILPPGAFITLGLLLAGMNKLEAK, encoded by the coding sequence ATGAGCCTGATGAAAGACTTCACCACAGGGATCTGGAAAGAAAACGCCGTCTTTAAGCTGCTGCTGGGGATGTGTCCGACTCTCGCTGTCACGACCAGCGCGGAAAACGCCCTGGGGATGGGCCTGGCAACCACCTTTGTCCTGGTCTGCTCCAACGTTGCGGTCGCTTCGTTGCGCAAACTGATCCCCTCGAAAGTGCGGATTCCGGCTTTCATTATCCTGATTGCATCTTTTGTGACCGTGGTTCAGCTGTCCATGGAAGCCTGGGTCTATGATCTCTACCAGGCCCTTGGTATCTTTATCCCCCTGATTGTCGTCAACTGCTTGATCCTCGGCCGGGCCGAAGCCTTTGCCTCCAAAAACCCGGTTGGCCGGTCTATTTTTGACGGTCTGGGAATGGGGCTCGGCTTTACCCTCGGCCTCTTTATCCTCGGCTCTGTCCGGGAGCTGTTCGGTTCCGGAGCCATCCTCGGCTTCACGGTGTTCGGGGGCGGTTACCAACCGATGCTGTTGATGATTCTGCCGCCGGGCGCTTTTATCACCCTGGGTCTGTTGCTGGCGGGAATGAATAAGCTGGAAGCTAAATAA